The DNA region GTTGCATAATTGCACCTATAGAGATCTGTCAATCGACAAAACATATTCCGTGGCGTACGCCTTAGAAATCTGACAGAAATATATTACACCCGCGAATAGTTGTTAATTTCTAATGTAAAATATGCGTCATTAGACGTACATTAGACGTTCGTTACGTTTTAACCTAAACAAAGCCAGTCACAAGAGCAccatttgcaatattttaccTATAGAATGGTATTCcgtctattaaaataaatatatatagtctgtattttcttaataacagCTGCTATGACCACCCTTTAATTCGCTATAAATTTTACGACAATTTTATCATCTGTAGCAagttaataacataaaaatataacatttaaaaaatgacttataaacacataattaatacattaggtatttcaatcaaatcaatgttttattcataatgatacttatattagtatattaaatatttataataaatggcAGGAATATCGTTCGGACCGCATTTTCTAAATAAGGTGTACCCACAGGGGGaacttaaaaatgaaataagtataaaacaaaatactccGAAAGACAAATCGCGAATGTCACGGAAAAGCGTCAACGGATTACGAGAAgatttgttattttcaaatCCTTTGCTTTCTGCTCCGACAATAAcgctcaagttaataaaaatccattataacaaaatacatgtaatccGTGCGCGAGTAACGCGAGCCCCCGGGGTGCCCCATACCCCGGAACGGGGGGTGGGGGCCACCTGTGCCTGGGTGTGGTTTGCCGTTCAATAACTTAATACTCTGGAAAGGCTTTCACGGTGAAATCTCGCTCGATGTACAGCGACGGAATCTATTTGATACTAGAGTTTTACttcaaaatgtttatagtGTAACCAAGATTCGGacgattaatttattatttcggtAAAATTAATCTatggttataaaataaatactgtagAAGAACggttaaagtaattttttattgaaaaaagaGAGGCAGTGTGttgttgccagttcttctcttccgttctacgcccttttgagaactggcagtaaatgtaaaattagaagcatttaatgcatttttttttgacgttcattaCGTGTActtacattgtgttacctataggaatttaatgatttttgacttttaattaacattataaattacttagtGTTACTTAACTggctttataaattatatcctTCCTACTTACCTGGTGTAAATCACAAAATAACTAAACTATTATTACAGCgtttgagaactggtagtagTTACCTAAATGTACGATAATATAcagatacatatataatttatatgttagaCTTTGACGTTGGCTAAGTGCCTTATAAACTTTAATGTTACCGCTTAATTTTACATCGACAACATTTGCATCAGttgtaaagtttattttgagAAACAGCTATGTCAATCTCTCGCTCAGATTCCGTTAGGACAACCACCGATGTTAATCATTAACCGGcgagttttattaatatcgatCAGTACATCGCGCAAATAAAAGCGCGTAATCCACCCGGATGAGTACATGGCGGCTATTAATTGCAGGTTTGCAGGTAATCTATCGAAGCGAGGCGTCGGGGATCACGGCGCGCCGGGCGGGAGGTGTGCGTGACGGATCATGGCGGCGCGGGGGGCCTCGCCCCGCCGCCCTCGTTAAACGCGCCCGCCGGATACGTAGTGCGCCGCGGTTGAAAGCTATACGGCCCCCGGGCGGTCGCGCAGGCGATTGGCCCGCCACGGTAACCGATAGCCAATCGCGAGCGAGCCCGGAACGCCTACCGAACGGTCGCCCGACGGCGGTGGCTCACACGGCGCGCGACTCGGCGCTCACTCGCACCGATGCGCGGCTCCTGGGACGAGTCCACGACGGCGGCGCTCCACGCGCGCATCCTGGAGGCGCATCGCGGGCCCGCGGCGCCCGAGCGAGCCGCCGCCGAGCCCGCTTGCACTGAGCCGCCGCTCTCTATCTCCGCGCTCGAGCTGGCCGCTCCGACTCCTCTGCTGCCGCTGCCTACGCTCTCCTTCAGCGCCGCTCAAGTGGCGACCGTCTGTGAGACCCTGGAAGAGAGTGGAGATGTGGAACGACTGGCGCGTTTCCTGTGGTCGTTACCCGTCGCACATCCTAATGTCGCGGAGTTGGAACGCTGCGAAGCCGTCCTCAGAGCGCGAGCGGTTGTCGCATTTCACGCCGGCCGTCACAGAGAACTCTACTCGATACTGGAGCGGCATAGATTTCAGCGTTCAAGCCACGCAAAGCTACAGGCTCTTTGGCTGGAAGCGCATTACCAAGAAGCGGAACGTTTGCGCGGTCGCCCTCTCGGTCCCGTCGACAAGTATAGAGTCAGGAAGAAGTTTCCACTGCCCAGAACGATTTGGGATGGCGAGCAAAAAACGCACTGTTTTAAAGAGAGGACGAGGTCTCTGTTGAGAGAGTGGTACCTGCAGGATCCTTATCCGAATCCAACGAAGAAAAGGGAATTGGCCGCGGCGACGGGGTTGACACCGACGCAAGTCGGCAACTGGTTCAAGAACCGGCGGCAAAGAGACCGCGCGGCCGCCGCAAAGAATAGATCCGCAGTTCTGGGCAGAGGTTTTGCGTCTTCCTCGACTTACGACGAAGATTCAGCCGACTCGGAGATCAACGTGGACGAAGAGTGACCTGCGGTCAGACTGATAGTGTGAATACAGTGATAATGTCGCCACTTGTCTCGTGAAGTGACGATGCAATAGATGATTCTTGTGATGTGAGTTGTATAGTTACTATAGGTTTTAATTGTTGAAGTGTTGTGCTTGAGGCTCCCGCGTCAGGTACGTACTGTATTATAATGATGAAACGTGATTATACAAACGGAATTGCTGACTTTGTCTCAAcgattacaaatttaaattcttgatttatttatcCTAAGGCCCTTCATCTTTCCAGACgcatttatttgtgttttaccGAGTTGTACTAATAAgtgaagaatttatttatcatatcaAATTTTAGTTGTAAATTTAGctgtagatatattttatcattcgCATGGACGTTACGGTCAGCAACTATTGTAGAAAAAGtgaatttttaagtaattatttatttgtagagaatttcttagaaatttTTCGTATATAGAAATGCTGTGATatgttgtaaaataatatgaaacttTTGAATACATTGTTTCTTAATTCTATCTAAATTGTAGGCCTATTATTTTCTAAGCGATTTAAGTTAAAAACCTAGATCTAGACTTCAACAAAGAAACACATTTAAAACGACTTTATTATTTGGTTATAAATGTAGTACTGAGGGTACTAAGTTatgattgttaaataaaaaaaacaaaaatatataacatcaaatatattattttcataaagagtaaaatatttatttatcgatttaaaatataaaacctttttacttATCATATTgccaagtttttattttgacttaaaatgatttattcacACATGGTTAAATAACGTGacttaattaatcaatacaaGTGAAACTTtcgcatttatattaaagtagaTAAATATGCGTCTATGTTCATAGTTTACGCACGACaacacttttataaataagcgGTTATAGGTTCAACTCCCAGTGAAACAAAGGTTTCGctaattaatacatttgatCTGGTCAGTGCAGCGCCTGATTCGTAATCTAATCTTCACACgcgtatatattatttctgatATATTTCATCATTGTCTTGTCCACGTTTTGTGTTATGTTTgagaacataaataaaatacagatttaTTCCGATTAGGTCTACTCGGGGTCTTTAAAGACGTTAGGAACCCTAATACACCCTACAAACACAGAATCACTTATAAATGTGTGTCAACTAAACCCCTAACATTCTTTTTACGTGATTTATTTAGCGATTACTGgttattatctatttttacattaattttctaattcgATAAATGTTAAACGCGTCTTTTCCGTCAtagtagtattttttgtagtgtttttaacattattgaacaatttcttttgttataaaaatctcACTCAAAACCTGTATTTTACAGCCACATgcggttttttcttttctcaaAAGCAATAggttactaataaaaaaaaggatttttattgtttattttaggattttctttaatttttcattaaaactttGCGGGCGAAATCTTTGAAAATCAACCACTTAAAACATGATTTATACATTACTAAGTCTATCTCATGGCAAGATCtatattaggtatattaaaaataatatgtgtttaatttttattttcaataaatgctTAGGGTACGATTCAGAAGCGGGAAACTAATATGACGTAtgtcaaaattgtatttcattttGACATATGGGTTAACTTCGCGCCACTTTTCGCCCTTAATGTTTAGTAACTTTGTCGCACTAAGATTAAATCTACACTGGTGTTATATCTTccaatagttttgactttcATATTGAGAGCTTGATCGGAATCGCAAAAATAGCgctataactttaaaaaaaactcagttCGAACGACTCTTACTCGAATTCTAGTGACTTCGTTCGTGAGCAGACCATTTAAAAAGGCGTTGTTTAACACTTAAAAAAGGCGTTGTTTAGAACTATgcaagtatttattaaatgcatattcatactttttgaaaaaaaaaaaacgaataaaggcaataaaacattacatttattagaTATCGCCATACCCAACACCCACAACTTAATCACCGAATTACCCGcaaatttctatattaatcaaaaactGTGTTCACTTGGCTTAGGTTCGTATGCAAGTCTACCGGGATCATGAATCGATCCTgagtaaaattaacaattactaaacataataataataacaatttggTTATTTAAGCagaaaattattagtttaaatgttattgttgTGTTAGTATTTAGTAACAATCAATTAGAAATATGTGATTAAGACAACTTTCCAGAGACCCCTCCTGGATCCTTTACACATCTTTACGTGTCCATACGtttccatacaaaaatgtagtatttattttcttaacaatGTGTTTGGGTTAATAAGGGATTGTATATTGCCTAGATAGAAAAATCTAGATTTTAGCAGACGTTCTTCCTTTTTTAGGAAACAGTCCATATGTATAATTACCAAGTCATTCATAGTGTTTTTGTCTGTATGATGTTATTTTACGGCGAAATAGCTTACATACAtggaaataattgtataaagcTATGTGTATCTATGAATGTAGTCGATACCTTATATGGGAGTGACGTTTGTCGGGAACCGAGAGTGTAatcttgaattatttaaaatgaagcTTTATGAGAACAAAACGTTATTATTCTTTATGACATATATTACTATATGTCATATGTAGAAaggattttaataacttaattacattttataattattaatgccTAAATTATGAAAGCAAAGCAATGCATAATACGGAatgaaaatctttaaattaatttttcccCAAATGgatagattttgttttaatgtttttgtactaaaatattattaaaagtaacgTTATTTTATGTCGGAAACATTACTTTACAAAGGTCGCATTTGAAGTCACAATCTCGTCTTGAGTCAAATATATCAtcatacagaaaaaatattgacagCTCTTGAAATTAGATAGATATTCTAGTacctacatatatacaaatgttAGTTCTAACGCGTTTTTTAGCAAAAGACGccaaatggtttttaaaaatgtttgaaattataaaaaaataattaaaatcaatgtaaACTGTTCATCAgactataaaacaattagaatTTCATATCAAATTGATTATCAACCCTTAACAAAATACTAATAAGTTACTAGCGTGAAATAACTTACACcacagtttataaataaatacactacCAATTTATAGTTCGATTCAGTAtccaattatatatattgtatctgTTTCTACGTTTCGCGCGCTTTTGCGTTGTCATTGGTAAATTGCCATTTGTCATAATGTGTgagtacatttatattaaatattgattgtaTACTGTTTGAATGTGATATATTATgtcattttgtatatataatcaggtactaataataaatcagtttCATTCTCCTTTGTAAAcctttaattgttttaccaTATCAGTATTGTgtagaaatgttttaaaatatttttttaataagtaatacaGGTTTAAAGAACGTTGATGAATTATCGTTCATTTATGTTGCGTGTAGTTCAATTTAATCTATGGAACACATTTTGCAATACCACGACTTAGGGTTAAAAGCTTATTAAAGACTTATTTCGGTATTAACAAACCAACCACGAAAATGAGCAATAGACAATGTTTATGTTTACcataaataaacagttatgTTGGCTCTAAGTTGAcgtattgtatgtattttcaaGTTGTCTGAAAATGACAATCAAGACAAGATCATATATTAATGCGAAAGTTTCTGTAGTGATTTAAATTAACTCAAAAAGGTTTTTCCTGCTAGAGTGCGCTAGCTATAGGTCTTAGCCATGTAcctatttctaaatttatttcacataCGCCACAGATTAGGTGATATTCCAGTATTGacaaacaacaatatttttatcactgTTTTACTTGCGTCAATACAGTCTGTGTCAACACAGACTATACCTTAGAAACAACCGGAAGTGTAGGTCATAGATATTTTCTCCCTGGTTGCAAATCGCGTAACAACACTCCAATATTTGCATTATACATATGCAACATGTCATGACTTTTAATTACCTTACAATTATCTCTCCTAATTTGgtattaatcaatattaatgagagtcgcatattaaattaatttatgactgGATCAtaacgtttttaataaatcggCGCCACAAGTAATTATGTCGCTTTTTCTTTGTCTAATTCAACGGTAAGTGCTTCATAAGAAGgcattaataattgaatacatTGTCTAGGAAGTAATAGAAAAATTCTTGTCTAgaaaacatatacaaattgATTGCGCATCTGTGACTAAGCGGTTGAGAACTTGGCTTCTTATTGAAGGAAAATACCTAcctgttttataaagaaaaatacacgtttaactttaatataaatttattactattaaagattatttaaatgtttctcCAATCACAgcatttctatatttatatcgaatttacaacagatttttttagCAGTGTTTAAAATGTGGTTCAATCTTGCCCGAATACCTTAAACTGGAGGTTTACAaatactatgtatatataaaatttatgattttggGAGATCTGTTTTTGCTCGCTTTTTACCTTGTGATAAAATAGATTTACCTACGCGCAAATGAAGTTgtgaatttatttgttatgataaacgaaacattttatataatatttatgaaactaTGCATTACATTTGAATATAGCACAGATTAGATATAGGAGAgatttgtaaaaatgtattatataaattgtaaatatcgACTTCAGTACAGTCATTAAAGTaacattgttaataaaattatattcgtaAACATATAACTTGTTTTTCTTATGTGAAAAGATTCACAAATAttccttatattatttaccacTGAATATTAGAATTTTGATTTCGAAAATCTACCTTAGTAAAATAACATTGATGTGATTGTTACAGTGATGCCAAAAATGGGAAAAACGCActaagaaaatgtttatatttgttgctaaaaaaaatcttcatattttttaccaCTGAATTAATGCAGATAAGAATCTGTAATTATCAGTTTGAAGTGAAAATCCTTACCTAACCTTTATACACTTTATTATTCTGATTATGTAAACAATTGAGGAAAAGCGTTAACAAAACTAacagattttatatttgattcttaatattatttatcactgAATGTATAAAGAAAAGAATCTGTAATTATCGGTTTGAAGCCAAAATCATTAACCTTCCTTaacactttataataatgattttgcCAAAAAAATTGGACCGGGCGTTAAGGaaactaacatttttatatttgatactaactttaaaataaataagaaacatttatattacttaagataGTTAAGCTTATGTACTTAGAACTTTAAGCGAAATTTCTTGGCAAATATATAACGAATATTCTTAGTTCCCTAAACAGATCGCAAAACGAAGTTCTAACAAAACTGAATTTACCAACATACAATCACATGAATAAAAGTTTTCCCaagtaaacttattattttccgtATGCGTCGATAACTTCTCTAGTATTTAAATGTCAACTAATTAAACTACTTAACAAACAAGTTATGAATGCAAGATTTCAATTCACCCTTCCGACGTGATCGGAAAGTAGATTGATTCTGTAAAAAAACTTGACGCTTCATCGATCATACAGTTTTGTAAGTATTTAACTGTAactattattaagttaattaaagtattaatccctatttaataattatgactcGTTTTTTGGATGTTTTTATAGCGGTTATAGTCAAGTTCTTTGACAAACCACAGGGCGAGCCATCTAGAACTATGTATTCATGGGCAGTGGTTGACATGTATCGTCCATAATTTCCAGAACAATCTaatactgatttttttttaaattttatgccctggtaacgagacctttaagccaatcTAATACTGAATAAATCTGAATCTAATATAGATATTCCTACTtgaatattaagttttaaacaatGAAGTAGTAATCTTTCTTCTGAAGGTGTCTGTTGAGCGTGAATGCTGGGATTGCTGAGTGAAGAAAACTGCGTTCTCCAAACCACCAGAAGAAGAACCTCTAGAAGACCCGAACATAAcgccataaataaaataaaagaaaaaaaaagtattttagatTACTATGCCTATGCTATAACTCGCTACAAGTCTAGACTGTAATTTCAATAAGTTTTATTCATAACTACATTTTCAAACCAAGTTCACAGATCAcagttcaaataaaataaaacctttttaatgtCCTACGACAATTTCCTAATGAAGACTAAAAATACCTAAACAGGCAGCTCGGCCAGTACTTAGTCATGATGACTTACATGGTCCAGTTGCTTTCAAGGATTCCTCGAATTGTTGAATAATCAGGTTCTTACAACGTAGAGTACTATAATGCATGGAAGTGTATCGTCTGTCAATTTGTATGTACGGCGTTTGCACAGACGCGATTGCTGtttttctgattttttttctgtgaATTATATCTGTGAAAAAATAAAGGTTAAGTCCATAGATATGAGACATTTACCTGatcattgaaaaataaataattgaaaagtaGTATGTCGTTtgtattattagatattagaCCGTTAAGAATTGATTTTTACTTCGAGTTCTTATGAATTCTTgctttcaaaatttaaattaaaataacttatgcTTTGACTTTGACAACTGACATTTGGATTATAATCTGGCATAAAACTATCCACATAATCTTAGTGCCTCTACTGTCTATGGCTCCGCGTCCATAACAGCCAGTagcattagaaaaaaaaacgatatTCGCCACAGTATCACCAAGCTCTTGTGTCAGTCTAttctattatgtaaataaggtTTTATCCTCATTTCCAGCAACTAAATTTATCTCGACTTAGCAGGACCACAGCTTAATTTTGTGTTGATATATACAGACGAAACCAGTagcaaattaatgtttatgttaatCACGGGTACGTAAAGTTTTTTGCTCTGCCGTCGGTCCACTTGTAGAATTGCTTTCTTATTTCTTCATTATACAACATTTGCATATATTCAATCTAACGGATTAGTGTTAATTAGGACCGGTTCGTTAATTagttatacctatatatatacctataacCCTAGTTATATGTAAGGTGTGTATAGCCATGTAGTAAACTTGAATTAGGTATCCACGGTGCGGATTTCTACCGTGCCTTGGATGGAAGAAAAGGAAGATGCGGTAACTTTAATCTTTGATTATTCAGTAATAAAGCCTATTTCAGTTAATAACAATTaccagtagcgctacaaccctcTTAGGTATTGGATCAGATAAATTTATCTGTCAAGAGCCTCCAGTGCCTGTCGCCCGCCAATGATATTTCGGGTCTAGCGCAAGGTTTCCTCAGgattttcttcaccgttcgaacgaatgttaaatgcgcacatagtagaaaatccattagtgcacagccggggaacgaacctacgaccacaTGTGAGTCGTACGCTGATACTACTAGGccaactaataataaaaaaattaactaacataaaataactgttttttacttaatttaaagagcactaggccttttaagaactcTTATAAACCTAAACACTTCTTCTTATTTGGtaactacaataaaatattttttcactgCAAGTCGAAGCGCACACTGCAGTCATACACAAAGTATTTGACCCTGATACAATCTATTACCGCACTGGAAATGAATCTCCATAATATTAGTCTTTGTTAATAGTAAATACAGAAGTTAATCTCCTCCTTACTAAAATGTCAATTCAACAGACATATAAATGTTCCATTGGGGTATTTCggaattttcaaattaatattcaatatttaaatgaacatTAGATACTTTGCAAATTGTATCAAATCAACGTGGATTAAGccgttaattttatatcaagtGCGGTAAATTAACCGTTGAATCGTCTGTTAATGAGAcctaatttaatgtttacatATTGTTTAAACTCTCTAATAAACCTCTTGATAACCCGTATTTTATCAACCATAAAGTGTAATAAAAACTAGgtatttgttattatgtatatgtagtTCCAAAGCGTctcaaagtatttaaaaaataaatgttcagTCTGCATTGATGCGTCACTAAGTCttagacaaaatatatacgcGAATCTTTGAACAGAATTTAGTGattcagtttattttaataatcaaatattactatttacgGCAATGAACCAAAAACATATGTATTACTGTGTACCTATTTGAGACGTATttgtaaagtattaaaaaattgttttctgtttttttcatCATAAGAGCAAGGTAACACTACCTACAGATACATTCTGAccgtgtaaaaataaataaaacaaatatttttttttaattatcacaatATATACGGCGCTTTTCAGCTATAACAGTAGTGTAGATTCACGAATAATCACGTTACAATTCACATTCATCTCAATTTGTCAGAGTTCTCATGATTTAAATCCTGTTCAGAAGCGATACATTATTTcaccaaattttttttatgtaggcCTATTGCCGGTGATTTGTATCGAGTTCCCGTCGCGCGCTATCACGCAATTTGACAGCTCgtaactttttcttttttccttTTCTCTGTGTGCTCAGCCATAATTCTATTCAGCCagccttttatttttattagttgacaacattttatatacgattatgtttgtttttatctatCGTGTTAAAACTAATTGGCGCCAGTGTCCAGTGACGTGGATAGGATTTATTTGAATGGAATTTAttatggttattattattcgttTGATACCAGTTTGATTATAACACGAATGAAATAGTCGTAAAGAATTGTGCATAATAGTTACATATTGGTTGACGACATTTTCATCAAGAGCTTTTGATATTATACAACATTTTTGACTGACTTTTGgtttatattgatattatttggCTTAGGTAAAAATAGGAACGTTAAAACAACTAACTTTGAAatattacattagaaaacaACGCAAAACCCTGTAATTTCATGTTTACCtgtttcataaaatttcctaAGCCCAGTAGTTAATAATAAGTTGCGCCCGAGGCGTGGTTATGATTAATCGGTGTCATTCCGGCCATCCATCAAACGAACACGCAAAAATGTTATCTATTTTTTACCGAAATTACGCTGACGTCTCATAATCACTGGggcattttattatttcatggTAGTTTTTAGGTCTACTTTTTCAAGTGAAGATAAACGAGCTGT from Pieris brassicae chromosome 2, ilPieBrab1.1, whole genome shotgun sequence includes:
- the LOC123720800 gene encoding homeobox protein SIX6-like produces the protein MRGSWDESTTAALHARILEAHRGPAAPERAAAEPACTEPPLSISALELAAPTPLLPLPTLSFSAAQVATVCETLEESGDVERLARFLWSLPVAHPNVAELERCEAVLRARAVVAFHAGRHRELYSILERHRFQRSSHAKLQALWLEAHYQEAERLRGRPLGPVDKYRVRKKFPLPRTIWDGEQKTHCFKERTRSLLREWYLQDPYPNPTKKRELAAATGLTPTQVGNWFKNRRQRDRAAAAKNRSAVLGRGFASSSTYDEDSADSEINVDEE